One genomic segment of Aliarcobacter cibarius includes these proteins:
- the dnaA gene encoding chromosomal replication initiator protein DnaA: MTSKDFLTIIQKESNKSDYDRYLKQLVYKKVSSDENIAIFEVNNKYIASWIKSKFTDLIQHCFEIYNGSKPKIEIRLAGEKKTKKEILKEQVENETSESTILNPSYTFDSFVVGPSNQMAYNASLAVANKPGIQYNPLFIYGGTGLGKTHLLQAIGNHALEKGKTVIYVTIEQFMNDFTFSIKNKNMEHFRAKYRNCDVLLIDDVQFLSGKEQTQEEFFHTFNELHNAKKQIVMTSDRLPSQIAGLVDRLRSRFEWGLTADVQIPGLETKIAIIEKKSDLNGIKLSKEIINFIATSLDNSIREIEGVIIRINASASLLNQEINLAMVQGLLKEQIKENKENIKLPDIINIVSSELNIKPSDIKSKKRTAAVANARRVVIYLVRELTHNSMPDIAKVLGMKDHSSISHNIKKANELMEQDENFKLVIQNLKNKIINKE, encoded by the coding sequence ATGACAAGCAAAGATTTTTTAACAATTATTCAAAAAGAGTCAAATAAAAGCGATTATGATAGATACTTAAAACAATTAGTTTATAAAAAAGTATCATCAGATGAGAATATTGCTATTTTTGAAGTAAATAATAAATATATAGCTTCATGGATAAAAAGTAAATTTACAGATTTAATCCAACACTGCTTTGAAATATACAATGGTTCAAAACCAAAAATTGAGATAAGACTAGCTGGTGAAAAAAAAACTAAAAAAGAGATTTTAAAAGAACAAGTTGAAAATGAAACTTCAGAAAGTACTATTTTAAATCCATCTTACACTTTTGATTCATTTGTTGTTGGACCATCAAATCAAATGGCATATAATGCTTCACTAGCTGTTGCCAATAAACCAGGTATTCAATATAACCCACTATTTATTTATGGGGGAACTGGTCTTGGTAAAACTCACCTTTTACAAGCAATTGGAAACCATGCGCTAGAAAAAGGTAAAACTGTTATATATGTTACTATTGAACAATTTATGAACGATTTTACTTTTTCTATAAAAAATAAAAACATGGAACATTTCCGTGCTAAATATAGAAATTGTGATGTTCTACTAATAGATGACGTTCAATTTTTAAGTGGTAAAGAACAAACTCAAGAAGAGTTTTTCCACACATTTAATGAACTTCATAATGCTAAAAAACAAATAGTAATGACAAGTGATAGATTACCTTCACAAATTGCTGGACTTGTTGATAGATTAAGATCAAGATTTGAATGGGGATTAACAGCTGATGTACAAATCCCTGGTCTTGAAACAAAAATAGCTATTATTGAAAAAAAATCTGACTTAAATGGAATCAAATTAAGTAAAGAGATTATTAATTTTATTGCTACATCTTTAGATAATTCAATAAGAGAAATAGAGGGTGTTATCATTAGAATAAATGCTAGTGCATCTTTATTAAATCAAGAAATAAATTTAGCAATGGTTCAAGGTCTTTTAAAAGAACAAATTAAAGAAAACAAAGAAAATATCAAACTTCCTGATATTATAAATATAGTTTCTAGTGAATTAAATATAAAACCTAGTGACATAAAATCAAAAAAAAGAACAGCTGCTGTTGCAAATGCAAGAAGAGTTGTTATTTATCTTGTGAGAGAATTAACACACAATTCTATGCCAGACATTGCAAAAGTACTTGGAATGAAAGATCATAGTTCAATTTCTCACAATATAAAAAAAGCAAATGAATTAATGGAACAAGACGAGAATTTTAAACTTGTAATTCAAAATTTAAAGAATAAAATTATAAATAAGGAGTAG
- the dnaN gene encoding DNA polymerase III subunit beta: protein MKFVITKNILENVIASMQPFLEKKDSSAITSHVYLETKDNKLIVKATDYEIGLETTVENISDIENGKTTVNGNNLLGIIKRLKNENITLEADSNNLIIKQNKSVFKLPTYDANEYPNINKYENLKELSISTINFINSIKKITPSIDNNNPKFELNGALLDIKSQKINFVSTDTRRLALSYLENISNDEMQLIIPKKAIIEIQKLFLDNAKIYCDQTNLIVSNNNTKFFTKLINGKFPDYERIIPSTLKYSFPLPKNILIESIKLVTSLFSNIKITFNPKYIIFESLDEDSVATTQIDIDINIPNEFYLAVNAKYLLDFLSTSNSEKIKIGFNESNLPFYLEDDKFYTVVMPIVLEK, encoded by the coding sequence ATGAAGTTTGTAATTACAAAAAATATACTTGAAAATGTTATAGCTTCAATGCAACCTTTTTTAGAAAAAAAAGATTCTAGTGCAATAACATCACATGTATATTTAGAAACAAAAGATAATAAATTAATTGTAAAAGCAACTGATTATGAAATTGGATTAGAAACTACTGTAGAAAATATCTCTGATATAGAAAATGGAAAAACAACAGTTAATGGTAATAATCTATTAGGAATTATTAAAAGATTAAAAAATGAAAACATTACTTTAGAAGCTGATTCAAATAATCTTATAATAAAACAAAATAAATCTGTATTTAAATTACCAACTTATGATGCTAATGAATATCCAAATATAAATAAATATGAAAATTTAAAAGAATTATCAATTTCTACTATAAATTTCATAAACTCTATTAAAAAAATAACTCCTTCAATAGACAATAACAATCCAAAATTTGAATTAAATGGTGCTTTATTAGATATCAAAAGTCAAAAAATAAACTTCGTTTCTACAGATACAAGAAGATTAGCACTATCTTATTTAGAAAATATTTCTAATGATGAAATGCAATTAATTATTCCAAAAAAAGCTATTATAGAAATTCAAAAACTATTTTTAGATAATGCAAAAATTTATTGTGATCAAACAAATTTAATTGTTTCAAATAACAATACAAAATTCTTTACTAAATTAATAAATGGAAAATTCCCTGATTATGAAAGAATTATTCCTTCAACACTAAAATATAGTTTTCCATTACCAAAAAACATTTTGATAGAATCAATTAAACTTGTAACTTCATTATTTTCAAATATAAAAATTACATTTAACCCAAAATATATAATTTTTGAATCATTAGATGAAGATAGTGTAGCTACAACTCAAATAGATATTGATATAAATATTCCTAATGAGTTTTATTTAGCTGTTAATGCAAAATATTTACTTGATTTTTTAAGTACATCAAATAGTGAAAAAATAAAAATAGGATTCAATGAATCGAATTTACCATTTTATTTAGAAGATGATAAATTTTATACAGTTGTAATGCCAATAGTTTTAGAAAAATAA
- the gyrB gene encoding DNA topoisomerase (ATP-hydrolyzing) subunit B: protein MSQQEYGASNIKVLKGLEAVRKRPGMYIGDTNTNGLHHLIYEVVDNSIDEAMAGFCKNIKVTLTKDGWAKIEDDGRGIPTAIHPTEGISAATVALTVLHAGGKFDKDTYKVSGGLHGVGVSVVNALSKHLKMTVYREGKIHYQEFKEGIPQGTLEVIGDSPRKTGTTIEFLVDDSIFEVTKYEFNILKKRFKEVAYLNPIISITLEDEAAKIKEVYHFEGGIKQFVADLNKETALCEVMHFSDKVDGVEVDIAMMYNDTYIEKTLSFVNNIRTIDGGTHEAGFKAGLTRSISKYLSENAAAREKDAKITGDDVREGLIAVVSVKVPEPQFEGQTKGKLGSSYVRPIAQKLTSDNLDKYFEENPTHARAVMEKALMAARGREAAKKARELTRKKDSMSVGTLPGKLADCQSKDPTIKELYLVEGDSAGGSAKQGRDRVYQAILPLKGKILNVEKSRLDKILKSDEIRNIITALGCGIGEDFDEEKIRYHKIIIMTDADVDGSHIQTLLLTFFFRFLRPVVEKGYLYIAQPPLYRYKKGKNEIYLKDNGALSAYLIENGLENFEFEGMGYNDLLDLFKQVARYRSMLEQLGKRYSLLEVLKHLIENSDLVNLEFSTLYEKVKEFLEAKGYNILSKTLTEDKIQLFVQTNEGLEELIIDDELFASPYFSESTFIFNKLKERDLTLFEGKDLIELLEEIESLAKKGAYIQRYKGLGEMNPEQLWETTMTPENRRLLRVKIEDAETASDTFTLFMGDEVEPRRNYIESHAKDVEHLDV, encoded by the coding sequence ATGTCACAACAAGAGTATGGTGCTAGTAATATTAAAGTTTTAAAAGGTCTTGAAGCAGTTAGAAAAAGACCTGGAATGTATATAGGTGATACAAATACAAACGGTCTTCATCACTTAATTTATGAAGTTGTTGATAACTCAATAGATGAAGCAATGGCTGGATTTTGTAAAAATATTAAAGTAACTTTAACAAAAGATGGATGGGCAAAAATTGAAGATGATGGAAGAGGTATTCCTACTGCAATTCACCCAACTGAAGGAATAAGTGCTGCAACTGTTGCTCTTACAGTTTTACATGCTGGTGGAAAATTTGATAAAGATACATATAAAGTTTCTGGAGGACTTCACGGAGTTGGTGTTTCAGTTGTAAATGCTTTATCTAAACATTTAAAAATGACAGTTTATAGAGAAGGAAAAATTCATTATCAAGAGTTTAAAGAAGGAATTCCACAAGGAACTTTAGAAGTAATTGGAGATAGTCCTAGAAAAACTGGAACGACTATAGAGTTTTTAGTTGATGATTCAATTTTTGAAGTTACAAAATATGAATTTAATATTCTTAAAAAAAGATTCAAAGAAGTTGCATATTTAAATCCAATTATTTCTATAACATTAGAAGATGAAGCAGCAAAAATCAAAGAAGTTTACCATTTTGAAGGTGGTATCAAACAATTTGTTGCTGATTTAAATAAAGAAACAGCTTTATGTGAAGTTATGCATTTTAGTGACAAAGTTGATGGTGTTGAAGTTGACATTGCTATGATGTATAACGATACATACATTGAAAAAACTTTATCTTTTGTAAATAATATTAGAACAATAGATGGGGGAACTCATGAAGCTGGATTTAAAGCAGGACTTACAAGAAGTATTTCAAAATATTTAAGTGAAAATGCAGCAGCTAGAGAAAAAGATGCAAAAATTACAGGTGATGATGTAAGAGAAGGTCTTATTGCAGTTGTTTCTGTAAAAGTTCCAGAACCTCAATTTGAAGGTCAAACAAAAGGAAAATTAGGAAGTTCTTATGTAAGACCAATCGCACAAAAACTTACAAGTGATAATTTAGATAAATATTTTGAAGAAAATCCAACACATGCACGTGCAGTAATGGAAAAAGCTTTAATGGCAGCAAGAGGTAGAGAGGCTGCTAAAAAAGCAAGAGAATTGACTAGAAAAAAAGATTCAATGAGTGTAGGAACACTTCCTGGAAAACTTGCAGATTGTCAAAGTAAAGATCCAACAATTAAAGAATTATATTTAGTTGAGGGTGACTCTGCAGGAGGTTCTGCAAAACAAGGAAGAGATAGAGTTTATCAAGCAATCTTACCTTTAAAAGGTAAAATTTTAAATGTTGAAAAATCTAGACTTGATAAAATTTTAAAATCAGATGAGATTAGAAATATTATTACAGCTTTAGGATGTGGAATTGGTGAAGATTTTGATGAAGAAAAAATTAGATATCATAAAATCATCATTATGACCGATGCCGACGTTGATGGTAGTCATATTCAAACACTGCTTTTAACTTTCTTCTTTAGATTCTTAAGACCAGTTGTTGAAAAAGGGTATTTATATATTGCTCAACCACCTTTATATAGATATAAAAAAGGTAAAAATGAAATATATTTAAAAGATAATGGAGCATTATCTGCATATTTAATTGAAAATGGTCTTGAAAATTTTGAATTTGAGGGAATGGGATATAATGACTTATTAGATCTATTCAAACAAGTTGCAAGATATAGATCTATGCTTGAACAGTTAGGAAAAAGATACTCTTTACTTGAAGTATTAAAACATTTAATTGAAAATAGTGATTTAGTAAATTTAGAATTTAGCACTTTATATGAAAAAGTAAAAGAATTTTTAGAAGCAAAAGGTTATAACATACTTTCTAAAACTTTAACAGAAGATAAAATTCAGCTTTTTGTTCAAACAAATGAAGGTTTAGAAGAGTTAATTATTGATGATGAACTTTTTGCATCTCCATATTTTAGTGAATCTACATTTATTTTTAATAAATTAAAAGAGAGAGATTTAACACTATTTGAAGGAAAAGATTTAATTGAACTTCTTGAAGAAATTGAAAGTCTTGCAAAAAAAGGTGCATATATTCAAAGATATAAAGGTCTTGGAGAGATGAACCCAGAACAACTTTGGGAAACAACAATGACTCCTGAGAATAGAAGGCTTTTAAGAGTTAAAATTGAAGATGCAGAAACAGCTAGTGATACATTTACACTATTTATGGGTGATGAAGTAGAACCTAGAAGAAATTATATTGAGTCGCATGCTAAAGATGTTGAACATCTTGATGTATAA
- the queF gene encoding preQ(1) synthase, translating into MKYGEKEILEFDINNSENFWPNEHEKNYTIDIELPEFMAKCPRSGYPDFATIKIQYIPNKRVIELKALKIYINSFMNRYISHENSANEIFDTLFNKLEPKWLKVIADFKPRGNVHTIIEIDSSKI; encoded by the coding sequence ATAAAATATGGTGAAAAAGAAATTTTAGAATTTGATATAAATAATTCTGAAAATTTTTGGCCAAATGAGCATGAAAAAAATTATACAATAGATATTGAATTACCTGAATTTATGGCAAAATGCCCAAGAAGTGGTTATCCAGATTTTGCAACAATCAAAATTCAATATATTCCAAATAAAAGAGTTATAGAATTAAAAGCTTTAAAAATATATATTAACTCTTTTATGAATAGATATATTTCTCATGAAAATTCTGCAAATGAAATATTTGATACACTATTTAACAAATTAGAACCAAAATGGCTTAAAGTTATAGCTGATTTTAAACCTAGAGGAAATGTTCATACAATTATCGAAATAGATAGTTCTAAAATATAA